In one window of Microtus ochrogaster isolate Prairie Vole_2 unplaced genomic scaffold, MicOch1.0 UNK56, whole genome shotgun sequence DNA:
- the LOC101989931 gene encoding olfactory receptor 10V1-like, producing MEEGNQTGMVLFHFRPFSRLPEVQMLIFVVFLMMYLVSIGGNMSIVLTTWTNRCLHTPMYFFLANLASLEIFYSSTIAPLTLASVLSAERTVVSLAGCGAQMFFFIFLGSADCILLAVMAYDRFVAICHPLRYTLIMSWHLCVQLALGSLLLGFILAMQLTVLIFRLPFCSSKEISLFYCDVLPVMRLACADTHVHEATLFVVSVIVLTIPFLLITLSYVFIVDAILKIRSAEGRRKAFSTCSSHLTVVLLQYGCTSLIYLCPSSSYSPERGQVVSVVYTFITPVLNPLIYSMRNRELKDALKKAVMRFLLLDKQ from the coding sequence atggaagaaggaaatcaGACTGGGATGGTCCTCTTCCACTTCCGCCCCTTCTCCAGACTCCCCGAGGTGCAGATGCTGATCTTTGTGGTCTTCCTCATGATGTACCTGGTCAGCATCGGAGGAAACATGTCCATCGTCCTCACCACCTGGACCAATCGGTGTCTCCACACCCCTATGTACTTCTTCCTGGCGAACCTGGCTAGCCTGGAGATCTTCTATTCTTCTACCATAGCTCCGCTGACTCTGGCCAGCGTCCTGTCTGCAGAGAGAACTGTGGTCTCCCTGGCAGGCTGTGGTGCCCAGatgttcttcttcatcttcctgggCAGTGCTGACTGCATCCTGCTGGCTGTCATGGCCTATGACCGGTTTGTGGCCATCTGTCACCCTCTGCGCTACACCCTCATCATGAGCTGGCACCTGTgtgtccagctggccctggggtcCCTGTTGCTGGGGTTCATCTTGGCCATGCAGTTGACCGTGCTCATCTTCCGGCTGCCTTTCTGCAGCAGTAAGGAAATCAGCCTGTTCTACTGTGATGTCCTCCCTGTCATGAGACTGGCCTGTGCAGACACCCATGTCCACGAGGCCACCCTGTTTGTGGTCAGTGTCATCGTCCTGACCATCCCTTTCCTCCTCATCACTCTGTCCTATGTCTTCATTGTAGATGCCATCCTGAAGATCCGTTCCGCTGAGGGGAGGCGCAAAGCCTTCTCTACCTGTTCCTCCCACCTGACTGTGGTCCTCCTGCAGTACGGATGTACAAGTCTCATCTACTTGTGTCCCAGCTCCAGTTACTCTCCTGAGCGGGGCCAGGTAGTATCTGTGGTTTACACATTCATCACCCCTGTGCTGAATCCTTTGAtctacagcatgaggaacagaGAACTCAAGGATGCTTTGAAGAAGGCAGTCATGAGGTTCCTCCTGCTTGACAAACAATGA